A genome region from Sardina pilchardus chromosome 22, fSarPil1.1, whole genome shotgun sequence includes the following:
- the LOC134070024 gene encoding uncharacterized protein LOC134070024: MAEQWRNLKFPIPPLPTTAYTSKTTKKRKTETEKDVRKKEIDRARNKTRVNIGVAFERWRELRDLKGFKIDADLAIFLLDSYQASSLAVTSTPSKRMRTTQLMPAFSTIVGESLSDREDDFSGEGLLFSEVDDNAIHTLEESMSSLDLQDDIDENAFNNIENSFIDWAEDETWSPGEESDVSTSEGETIEESDDDDDDEDYVPPFCVRAGGAFATKICLEDLQTISMEDTVHDSSDIETSKPPPVPGAVQVDKEDIIVGQRASIAYHVCLKQLAEYLLLPISLCPKKDPLTSLECGAPGPFHIQCKERGTAVILEWICPNNHCVWQWNSQPTFKFGMQAGDFMLATNILLSGNNYAKIALLFRFLNMGIVERSNFFRIQDAYCPEIIKDFWHDKRAEVISRLQSKDSVVVLADGRMDSPGFCAQYCTYTVMENDTKEIVSVVNIDKRETQRTSVIMEKEGFIRSFETLCQEVKLAEVCTDAHTQISALFNPNRGKFKDSGVLHTLDMWHGSKNLGKKIHAAGQLKGCSILLQWSKDICNHFWFCCKTADSYQKFFDMWIGLLHHVTGEHEWALDACQHGPLDDERDKEWIQKGSVAHKALSEIILNERWLHQVPKYLHFRSTAELESYHNHILMYASKRFSFSPPVYEARILLAALDYNHHVHRQPKRRRDGSLEYRKVFNKKSRKWSLYAVKEDKDYSYIQDLQRAVVRKRVSSGHGLPRVSQKRPDDPRQHGVLSGVPAPSIQELLEKQVRRGLGTTLPQT, translated from the exons ATGGCGGAGCAGTGGAGAAACCTAAAATTTCCCATTCCACCTTTGCCAACCACTGCCTACACATCCAAAACTACCAAGAAGAGGAAAACAGAAACGGAAAAAGACGTTCGGAAAAAAGAAATTGACCGAGCGCGGAATAAAACTCGTGTCAACATTGGAGTAGCATTTGAGAGGTGGAGGGAACTACGGGACCTCAAAGGCTTCAAGATAGATGCAGACTTGGCCATATTTCTTCTGGACAG TTACCAGGCAAGTTCTCTAGCTGTGACATCGACTCCATCAAAACGCATGAGAACAACACAGTTGATGCCAGCATTTTCAACAATTGTTGGAGAGTCCCTGTCTGATAG AGAGGATGACTTTTCTGGAGAGGGATTGCTTTTCAGTGAAGTGGATGACAATGCCATCCATACTTTAGAAGAAAG CATGTCATCGCTGGACTTGCAAGATGACATTGATGAGAATGCTTTCAATAACATTGAAAACTCATT CATTGATTGGGCAGAGGACGAGACCTGGTCTCCAGGTGAGGAGTCAGATGTCTCAACATCAGAGGGTGAGACAATAGAGGAGagtgatgatgacgacgatgatgaagaTTATGTTCCTCCTTTCTGTGTACG TGCTGGTGGAGCCTTTGCCACTAAAATATGCCTGGAAGATCTTCAGACCATCAGCATGGAGGACACTGTACATGATTCTTCAGACATCGAAACATCTAAACCACCGCCAGTGCCTGGAGCAGTTCAGGTTGACAAAGAGGATATCATCGTCGGTCAACGAGCATCCATAGCCTACCATGTTTGTTTAAAACAGCTTGCGGAATATCTCTTGCTACCAATTTCACTCTGTCCAAAGAAAGACCCTCTGACGTCTTTGGAATGTGGTGCTCCTGGACCATTCCATATCCAGTGCAAGGAGAGGGGTACAGCGGTCATCCTAGAATGG ATCTGTCCAAACAATCACTGTGTCTGGCAATGGAACTCACAGCCTACATTCAAGTTTGGGATGCAAGCTGGGGACTTCATGTTGGCCACCAACATTCTCTTGTCCGGGAACAATTATGCGAAGATTGCGCTTTTGTTCAGATTCTTGAACATGGGCATAGTAGAGCGGTCCAACTTCTTCCGCATACAAGATGCATACTGCCCTGAAATCATCAAAGACTTCTGGCACGACAAGCGGGCAGAGGTTATATCCAGGCTGCAGTCAAAGGACAGTGTTGTAGTTTTGG CTGACGGTCGCATGGACAGCCCTGGATTCTGTGCCCAGTACTGCACGTATACAGTCATGGAAAATGACACCAAGGAGATTGTATCTGTTGTCAACATCGACAAGCGTGAGACGCAGAGGACATCTGTAATAATGGAGAAGGAAGGCTTCATCCGAAGTTTTGAAACACTCTGCCAGGAAGTCAAACTAGCTGAAGTTTGTActgatgcccacacacagatatcGGCTCTTTTCA ATCCAAACCGGGGGAAGTTCAAAGACAGTGGAGTGCTGCACACTCTGGACATGTGGCATGGGTCAAAAAACCTTGGGAAGAAGATCCATGCT gcAGGTCAGCTCAAGGGGTGTTCTATCCTTCTGCAATGGAGCAAGGACATCTgcaaccatttttggttctgcTGCAAAACAGCTGACAGTTATCAGAAATTCTTT GACATGTGGATCGGCCTTTTGCACCATGTGACTGGAGAACATGAGTGGGCCCTGGATGCCTGTCAGCACGGCCCCTTGGACGATGAAAGGGATAAAGAATGGATCCAGAAGGGGTCTGTGGCGCACAAGGCTTTATCAGAAATCATTCTGAATGAACGCTGGCTCCACCAGGTTCCAAAGTACCTGCACTTCAG GTCAACTGCTGAGTTGGAGTCTTATCACAACCACATCTTGATGTACGCCAGCAAGCGCTTCAGTTTCAGCCCTCCAGTGTACGAAGCCAGAATATTGCTCGCAGCCCTGGACTACAACCACCATGTCCACAGGCAACCCAAGAGAAGGCGTGATGGCTCACTGGA ATACCGCAAAGTTTTCAACAAGAAGTCCAGGAAGTGGAGTTTGTATGCTGTGAAAGAGGACAAGGACTACAGCTACATTCAAGACCTTCAGAGGGCTGTTGTCAGAAAACGGGTGTCATCAGGACATGGTCTACCGCGAGTATCCCAAAAGAGGCCGGACGACCCTCGGCAGCACGGAGTACTGTCTGGTGTCCCAGCTCCAAGTATTCAGGAGCTATTGGAGAAGCAAGTCAGGCGGGGCCTTG GTACCACATTGCCACAGACGTAG